The following coding sequences are from one Lathamus discolor isolate bLatDis1 chromosome 10, bLatDis1.hap1, whole genome shotgun sequence window:
- the FNIP1 gene encoding folliculin-interacting protein 1 isoform X2, producing MPPTLFQKLFNKKHGLISPARDARDDCVFSWPLPEFDPSQIRLIVYQDCERRGRNVLFDSSAKRKIEDVSVSKLCSDAQVRVFGKCCQLKPGGDSSSSLDSSINSSSSFSDPKEQCPKYQGSRCSSDANMLGEMMFGSVAMSYKGSTLKIHQIRSPPQLMLSKVFTARTGSSIYGSLNTLQDSLEFINQDSNTLKPDHSTIVNGLLGNIGLSQLCSPRRAFSEQGPLRLIRSASFFAVHSNPMDMPGREQNEDRDSGIARSASLSSLLITPFPSPGSSFNKSCASSYQRRWRRSQTTSLENGVFPRWSMDESFNLSDDSSGPSPGIVRKKKIAIGVIFSLSRDEDENNKFNEFFFSHFPLFESHMNKLKSAIEQAMKMSRRSADASQRSLAYNRIVDALNEFRTTICNLYTMPRIGEPVWLTMMSGTPEKNQLCHRFMKEFTFLMENASKNQFLPALLTAVLTNHLAWVPTVMPNGQPPIRIFLEKHSSQSVDMLAKTHPYNPLWAQLGDLYGAIGSPVRLAKTVVVGKRHDLVQRLLYFLTYFIRCSELQETHLLENGEDEAIVMPGTVITTTLEKGEVEESEYVLVTMHKNRGNLLPTESEETRTPNCSCKYCKCPISLAQNIEGVSQQEREDTQSTPKVELETSSDENRTIVPDDCQEDAVDGKQPRPCLDTKLETVVCPGSASAEKRVGTEPGLEPGADVWRKDEALEAGSQAGAGTRSPGIAVEKKPPDKLFCEAFPCGAAEAQTKVTFLIGDSMSPDSDIELRSQAVVEQIARHHSAPAPEEGAPADQNCEAKQAVEDQTRDCGAAEPFPPVASEHPSWNPNPYNAESMSLFDEYFTDDSSVETRTAKDIPGQAAPDLLAHTSSLEFSKRLGTKGSKPPSEFCKFMDSVRQETYKNCFNEQDQREKISIRVPHGDRENVEKKVAPGIDWDIPRNESSDSALGDSESEDTGHDLTRLSGNYYGGEQEDWAEEYEIPFPGSKLVEVNSVQPSIANFGRSLLGGYCSSYVPDFVLQGIGSDEKLRHCLVSDLSHAVQHPVLDEPIAEAVCIIADTDKWTVQVASSQRRMIDNKLGKEVLVSSLVSNLLHSTLQLYKHNLSPNFCVMHLEDRLQELYFKSKMLSEYLKGQMRVHVKELGVVLGIESSDLPLLAAVASTHSPYVAQILL from the exons AAACTCTGCAGCGATGCTCAGGTGCGAGTGTTTGGGAAGTGCTGCCAACTGAAGCCTGGAGGAGACAGCTCTTCTTCCTTGGATAGTTCGATCAATTCATCCTCCTCGTTCTCTGATCCAAAAGAGCAATGCCCAAAATACCAG GGGTCTCGGTGTTCCTCAGATGCTAACATGCTTGGAGAGATGATGTTTGGCTCTGTGGCCATGAGCTATAAGGGCTCCACGTTGAAGATTCACCAGATCCG CTCACCTCCTCAGCTCATGCTCAGCAAGGTTTTCACAGCTCGCACTGGAAGCAGCATCTACGGAAGTCTGAATAC GTTGCAGGACAGTCTTGAGTTCATTAATCAAGACAGCAATACGTTAAAGCCTGACCACAGTACGATTGTGAATGGACTTCTTGGGAATATAG GTCTTTCCCAGCTTTGCAGCCCCAGGCGGGCGTTCTCAGAGCAAGGTCCGCTCCGCCTGATCCGGAGCGCCTCTTTCTTTGCAG TTCATAGCAACCCTATGGATATgcctgggagggagcagaatGAGGACAGAGACAGCGGGATAGCGAGATCTG CATCTCTTAGCAGTCTGCTCATCACTCCGTTTCCATCTCCGGGCTCTTCGTTTAACAAAAGCTGTGCTAGCAGTTACCAGCGGCGTTGGCGTCGCAGCCAGACTACCAGCTTGGAGAATGGGGTCTTCCCTCGATG GTCCATGGATGAAAGCTTTAACTTGTCAGATGACAGCTCTGGTCCTAGCCCGGGAATTGTTAGGAAGAAGAAGATAGCAAttggggttattttttccctctcaagAGATGAAGATGAAAACAACAAATTTAATGAGTTCTTCTTCTCCCACTTCCCTCTTTTTGAGAGCCACATGAACAAGCTGAAGAGTGCGATAGAACAG GCTATGAAAATGAGTCGCCGATCAGCTGATGCCAGTCAGCGGAGTTTGGCCTATAACAGGATTGTTGATGCCCTGAATGAGTTCAG aacaACTATTTGCAATCTCTACACGATGCCGCGGATCGGGGAGCCTGTCTGGCTTACAATGATGTCGGGGACACCGGAGAAGAACCAGCTTTGCCATCGCTTCATGAAGGAATTCACCTTCTTGATGGAGAACGCCTCTAAGAACCA GTTTTTACCAGCTTTGCTGACTGCTGTCCTGACTAACCACCTGGCCTGGGTGCCCACCGTCATGCCCAACGGCCAGCCGCCCATCAGGATCTTCCTGGAGAAGCATTCTTCCCAGAGCGTGGACATGCTGGCCAAAACTCATCCCTACAACCCGCTGTGGGCACAGCTCG GTGACCTGTATGGAGCTATCGGATCACCTGTGAGATTAGCAAAAACAGTTGTGGTTGGCAAAAGGCATGACCTGGTACAGAGGTTGCTTTATTTCCTTACTTACTTCATCAGATGCTCTGAACTTCAAGAGACGCATCTGCTAGAAAATGGGGAAGACGAAGCCATTGTCATGCCCGGAACTGTTATAACAACCACGCTGGAGAAAGGAGAAGTAGAGGAATCTGAGTATGTGCTTGTCACAATGCACAAGAACAGGGGTAACCTGCTACCAACGGAGTCTGAAGAGACGAGAACTCCCAACTGCAGCTGTAAATACTGCAAGTGCCCCATCTCCCTCGCACAGAACATAGAAGGTGTTTCACAGCAAGAGAGAGAAGACACACAAAGCACTCCTAAGGTAGAGCTGGAAACGTCCTCGGATGAGAACAGAACTATTGTTCCTGACGACTGCCAGGAGGATGCTGTTGATGGGAAGCAGCCACGGCCCTGCCTGGACACAAAACTGGAGACCGTGGTGTGCCCAGGGTCAGCTTCAGCAGAGAAGCGCGTAGGGACGGAGCCTGGTTTGGAGCCAGGAGCAGACGTGTGGAGGAAGGACGAGGCGCTGGAAGCGGGCAGCCAGGCGGGCGCTGGAACGCGGTCACCCGGCATCGCGGTGGAGAAGAAGCCCCCGGATAAGCTCTTCTGCGAGGCGTTCCCCTGCGGCGCTGCCGAGGCTCAGACAAAGGTGACTTTCCTCATCGGAGATTCCATGTCACCCGACTCGGACATCGAGCTCAGGAGCCAGGCGGTGGTGGAGCAGATCGCTAGGCATCACAGCGCGCCAGCGCCGGAGGAAGGAGCGCCTGCTGATCAGAACTGTGAAGCGAAACAAGCTGTTGAGGACCAAACCAGAGACTGTGGGGCAGCCGAACCCTTTCCTCCAGTTGCGAGTGAGCATCCGAGCTGGAACCCAAACCCATACAACGCCGAGAGCATGAGTCTGTTTGATGAATACTTCACTGATGACAGTTCAGTCGAGACCCGGACTGCTAAGGATATTCCagggcaggcagctccagaccTCCTTGCTCACACCAGTAGTTTAGAGTTCTCTAAAAGGCTCGGTACAAAGGGTAGCAAACCACCGAGTGAGTTTTGTAAGTTTATGGACTCCGTTCGACAGGAGACCTACAAAAACTGCTTCAATGAGCAGGACCAAAGAGAGAAAATCTCTATTCGCGTCCCCCATGGGGACAGGGAAAACGTAGAGAAAAAGGTGGCCCCGGGAATTGACTGGGACATTCCAAGAAATGAGAGTTCGGATAGTGCCCTGGGTGACAGCGAGAGCGAGGACACGGGCCATGATCTAACGAGGCTAAGCGGGAACTATTACGGAGGAGAGCAGGAAGACTGGGCGGAAGAATACGAGATTCCCTTCCCTGG GTCAAAACTAGTTGAAGTGAactctgtccagcccagcatTGCCAATTTTGGAAGATCCTTACTAGGTGGCTACTGCTCCTCTTACGTCCCTGACTTTGTTTTGCAAGGCATCGGGAGCGATGAGAAGCTGAGGCACTGCTTGGTGTCAGATTTGTCTCATGCTGTGCAG CATCCCGTGCTGGATGAGCCGATCGCGGAAGCCGTCTGCATCATTGCAGACACGGACAAATGGACGGTGCAAGTGGCCAGTAGCCAGAGGCGAATGATTGACAACaagctggggaaggaggtgTTAGTGTCGAGTCTCGTCTCCAACCTGCTGCATTCCACTCTTCAGCTGTACAAGCATAATTTATCTCCAAACTTC TGTGTTATGCACCTGGAGGACCGGCTGCAGGAGCTCTACTTCAAAAGCAAGATGCTGTCCGAGTATCTGAAGGGCCAGATGAGGGTTCACGTGAAGGAGCTGGGCGTGGTGCTGGG GATTGAATCCAGCGACCTCCCTTTGCTGGCAGCTGTGGCAAGCACTCACTCTCCCTACGTTGCCCAGATACTACTTTAA
- the FNIP1 gene encoding folliculin-interacting protein 1 isoform X4, whose product MSAPALPEQRRACPWPLPEFDPSQIRLIVYQDCERRGRNVLFDSSAKRKIEDVSVSKLCSDAQVRVFGKCCQLKPGGDSSSSLDSSINSSSSFSDPKEQCPKYQGSRCSSDANMLGEMMFGSVAMSYKGSTLKIHQIRSPPQLMLSKVFTARTGSSIYGSLNTLQDSLEFINQDSNTLKPDHSTIVNGLLGNIGLSQLCSPRRAFSEQGPLRLIRSASFFAVHSNPMDMPGREQNEDRDSGIARSASLSSLLITPFPSPGSSFNKSCASSYQRRWRRSQTTSLENGVFPRWSMDESFNLSDDSSGPSPGIVRKKKIAIGVIFSLSRDEDENNKFNEFFFSHFPLFESHMNKLKSAIEQAMKMSRRSADASQRSLAYNRIVDALNEFRTTICNLYTMPRIGEPVWLTMMSGTPEKNQLCHRFMKEFTFLMENASKNQFLPALLTAVLTNHLAWVPTVMPNGQPPIRIFLEKHSSQSVDMLAKTHPYNPLWAQLGDLYGAIGSPVRLAKTVVVGKRHDLVQRLLYFLTYFIRCSELQETHLLENGEDEAIVMPGTVITTTLEKGEVEESEYVLVTMHKNRGNLLPTESEETRTPNCSCKYCKCPISLAQNIEGVSQQEREDTQSTPKVELETSSDENRTIVPDDCQEDAVDGKQPRPCLDTKLETVVCPGSASAEKRVGTEPGLEPGADVWRKDEALEAGSQAGAGTRSPGIAVEKKPPDKLFCEAFPCGAAEAQTKVTFLIGDSMSPDSDIELRSQAVVEQIARHHSAPAPEEGAPADQNCEAKQAVEDQTRDCGAAEPFPPVASEHPSWNPNPYNAESMSLFDEYFTDDSSVETRTAKDIPGQAAPDLLAHTSSLEFSKRLGTKGSKPPSEFCKFMDSVRQETYKNCFNEQDQREKISIRVPHGDRENVEKKVAPGIDWDIPRNESSDSALGDSESEDTGHDLTRLSGNYYGGEQEDWAEEYEIPFPGSKLVEVNSVQPSIANFGRSLLGGYCSSYVPDFVLQGIGSDEKLRHCLVSDLSHAVQHPVLDEPIAEAVCIIADTDKWTVQVASSQRRMIDNKLGKEVLVSSLVSNLLHSTLQLYKHNLSPNFCVMHLEDRLQELYFKSKMLSEYLKGQMRVHVKELGVVLGIESSDLPLLAAVASTHSPYVAQILL is encoded by the exons AAACTCTGCAGCGATGCTCAGGTGCGAGTGTTTGGGAAGTGCTGCCAACTGAAGCCTGGAGGAGACAGCTCTTCTTCCTTGGATAGTTCGATCAATTCATCCTCCTCGTTCTCTGATCCAAAAGAGCAATGCCCAAAATACCAG GGGTCTCGGTGTTCCTCAGATGCTAACATGCTTGGAGAGATGATGTTTGGCTCTGTGGCCATGAGCTATAAGGGCTCCACGTTGAAGATTCACCAGATCCG CTCACCTCCTCAGCTCATGCTCAGCAAGGTTTTCACAGCTCGCACTGGAAGCAGCATCTACGGAAGTCTGAATAC GTTGCAGGACAGTCTTGAGTTCATTAATCAAGACAGCAATACGTTAAAGCCTGACCACAGTACGATTGTGAATGGACTTCTTGGGAATATAG GTCTTTCCCAGCTTTGCAGCCCCAGGCGGGCGTTCTCAGAGCAAGGTCCGCTCCGCCTGATCCGGAGCGCCTCTTTCTTTGCAG TTCATAGCAACCCTATGGATATgcctgggagggagcagaatGAGGACAGAGACAGCGGGATAGCGAGATCTG CATCTCTTAGCAGTCTGCTCATCACTCCGTTTCCATCTCCGGGCTCTTCGTTTAACAAAAGCTGTGCTAGCAGTTACCAGCGGCGTTGGCGTCGCAGCCAGACTACCAGCTTGGAGAATGGGGTCTTCCCTCGATG GTCCATGGATGAAAGCTTTAACTTGTCAGATGACAGCTCTGGTCCTAGCCCGGGAATTGTTAGGAAGAAGAAGATAGCAAttggggttattttttccctctcaagAGATGAAGATGAAAACAACAAATTTAATGAGTTCTTCTTCTCCCACTTCCCTCTTTTTGAGAGCCACATGAACAAGCTGAAGAGTGCGATAGAACAG GCTATGAAAATGAGTCGCCGATCAGCTGATGCCAGTCAGCGGAGTTTGGCCTATAACAGGATTGTTGATGCCCTGAATGAGTTCAG aacaACTATTTGCAATCTCTACACGATGCCGCGGATCGGGGAGCCTGTCTGGCTTACAATGATGTCGGGGACACCGGAGAAGAACCAGCTTTGCCATCGCTTCATGAAGGAATTCACCTTCTTGATGGAGAACGCCTCTAAGAACCA GTTTTTACCAGCTTTGCTGACTGCTGTCCTGACTAACCACCTGGCCTGGGTGCCCACCGTCATGCCCAACGGCCAGCCGCCCATCAGGATCTTCCTGGAGAAGCATTCTTCCCAGAGCGTGGACATGCTGGCCAAAACTCATCCCTACAACCCGCTGTGGGCACAGCTCG GTGACCTGTATGGAGCTATCGGATCACCTGTGAGATTAGCAAAAACAGTTGTGGTTGGCAAAAGGCATGACCTGGTACAGAGGTTGCTTTATTTCCTTACTTACTTCATCAGATGCTCTGAACTTCAAGAGACGCATCTGCTAGAAAATGGGGAAGACGAAGCCATTGTCATGCCCGGAACTGTTATAACAACCACGCTGGAGAAAGGAGAAGTAGAGGAATCTGAGTATGTGCTTGTCACAATGCACAAGAACAGGGGTAACCTGCTACCAACGGAGTCTGAAGAGACGAGAACTCCCAACTGCAGCTGTAAATACTGCAAGTGCCCCATCTCCCTCGCACAGAACATAGAAGGTGTTTCACAGCAAGAGAGAGAAGACACACAAAGCACTCCTAAGGTAGAGCTGGAAACGTCCTCGGATGAGAACAGAACTATTGTTCCTGACGACTGCCAGGAGGATGCTGTTGATGGGAAGCAGCCACGGCCCTGCCTGGACACAAAACTGGAGACCGTGGTGTGCCCAGGGTCAGCTTCAGCAGAGAAGCGCGTAGGGACGGAGCCTGGTTTGGAGCCAGGAGCAGACGTGTGGAGGAAGGACGAGGCGCTGGAAGCGGGCAGCCAGGCGGGCGCTGGAACGCGGTCACCCGGCATCGCGGTGGAGAAGAAGCCCCCGGATAAGCTCTTCTGCGAGGCGTTCCCCTGCGGCGCTGCCGAGGCTCAGACAAAGGTGACTTTCCTCATCGGAGATTCCATGTCACCCGACTCGGACATCGAGCTCAGGAGCCAGGCGGTGGTGGAGCAGATCGCTAGGCATCACAGCGCGCCAGCGCCGGAGGAAGGAGCGCCTGCTGATCAGAACTGTGAAGCGAAACAAGCTGTTGAGGACCAAACCAGAGACTGTGGGGCAGCCGAACCCTTTCCTCCAGTTGCGAGTGAGCATCCGAGCTGGAACCCAAACCCATACAACGCCGAGAGCATGAGTCTGTTTGATGAATACTTCACTGATGACAGTTCAGTCGAGACCCGGACTGCTAAGGATATTCCagggcaggcagctccagaccTCCTTGCTCACACCAGTAGTTTAGAGTTCTCTAAAAGGCTCGGTACAAAGGGTAGCAAACCACCGAGTGAGTTTTGTAAGTTTATGGACTCCGTTCGACAGGAGACCTACAAAAACTGCTTCAATGAGCAGGACCAAAGAGAGAAAATCTCTATTCGCGTCCCCCATGGGGACAGGGAAAACGTAGAGAAAAAGGTGGCCCCGGGAATTGACTGGGACATTCCAAGAAATGAGAGTTCGGATAGTGCCCTGGGTGACAGCGAGAGCGAGGACACGGGCCATGATCTAACGAGGCTAAGCGGGAACTATTACGGAGGAGAGCAGGAAGACTGGGCGGAAGAATACGAGATTCCCTTCCCTGG GTCAAAACTAGTTGAAGTGAactctgtccagcccagcatTGCCAATTTTGGAAGATCCTTACTAGGTGGCTACTGCTCCTCTTACGTCCCTGACTTTGTTTTGCAAGGCATCGGGAGCGATGAGAAGCTGAGGCACTGCTTGGTGTCAGATTTGTCTCATGCTGTGCAG CATCCCGTGCTGGATGAGCCGATCGCGGAAGCCGTCTGCATCATTGCAGACACGGACAAATGGACGGTGCAAGTGGCCAGTAGCCAGAGGCGAATGATTGACAACaagctggggaaggaggtgTTAGTGTCGAGTCTCGTCTCCAACCTGCTGCATTCCACTCTTCAGCTGTACAAGCATAATTTATCTCCAAACTTC TGTGTTATGCACCTGGAGGACCGGCTGCAGGAGCTCTACTTCAAAAGCAAGATGCTGTCCGAGTATCTGAAGGGCCAGATGAGGGTTCACGTGAAGGAGCTGGGCGTGGTGCTGGG GATTGAATCCAGCGACCTCCCTTTGCTGGCAGCTGTGGCAAGCACTCACTCTCCCTACGTTGCCCAGATACTACTTTAA
- the FNIP1 gene encoding folliculin-interacting protein 1 isoform X5 yields MLPSWPLPEFDPSQIRLIVYQDCERRGRNVLFDSSAKRKIEDVSVSKLCSDAQVRVFGKCCQLKPGGDSSSSLDSSINSSSSFSDPKEQCPKYQGSRCSSDANMLGEMMFGSVAMSYKGSTLKIHQIRSPPQLMLSKVFTARTGSSIYGSLNTLQDSLEFINQDSNTLKPDHSTIVNGLLGNIGLSQLCSPRRAFSEQGPLRLIRSASFFAVHSNPMDMPGREQNEDRDSGIARSASLSSLLITPFPSPGSSFNKSCASSYQRRWRRSQTTSLENGVFPRWSMDESFNLSDDSSGPSPGIVRKKKIAIGVIFSLSRDEDENNKFNEFFFSHFPLFESHMNKLKSAIEQAMKMSRRSADASQRSLAYNRIVDALNEFRTTICNLYTMPRIGEPVWLTMMSGTPEKNQLCHRFMKEFTFLMENASKNQFLPALLTAVLTNHLAWVPTVMPNGQPPIRIFLEKHSSQSVDMLAKTHPYNPLWAQLGDLYGAIGSPVRLAKTVVVGKRHDLVQRLLYFLTYFIRCSELQETHLLENGEDEAIVMPGTVITTTLEKGEVEESEYVLVTMHKNRGNLLPTESEETRTPNCSCKYCKCPISLAQNIEGVSQQEREDTQSTPKVELETSSDENRTIVPDDCQEDAVDGKQPRPCLDTKLETVVCPGSASAEKRVGTEPGLEPGADVWRKDEALEAGSQAGAGTRSPGIAVEKKPPDKLFCEAFPCGAAEAQTKVTFLIGDSMSPDSDIELRSQAVVEQIARHHSAPAPEEGAPADQNCEAKQAVEDQTRDCGAAEPFPPVASEHPSWNPNPYNAESMSLFDEYFTDDSSVETRTAKDIPGQAAPDLLAHTSSLEFSKRLGTKGSKPPSEFCKFMDSVRQETYKNCFNEQDQREKISIRVPHGDRENVEKKVAPGIDWDIPRNESSDSALGDSESEDTGHDLTRLSGNYYGGEQEDWAEEYEIPFPGSKLVEVNSVQPSIANFGRSLLGGYCSSYVPDFVLQGIGSDEKLRHCLVSDLSHAVQHPVLDEPIAEAVCIIADTDKWTVQVASSQRRMIDNKLGKEVLVSSLVSNLLHSTLQLYKHNLSPNFCVMHLEDRLQELYFKSKMLSEYLKGQMRVHVKELGVVLGIESSDLPLLAAVASTHSPYVAQILL; encoded by the exons AAACTCTGCAGCGATGCTCAGGTGCGAGTGTTTGGGAAGTGCTGCCAACTGAAGCCTGGAGGAGACAGCTCTTCTTCCTTGGATAGTTCGATCAATTCATCCTCCTCGTTCTCTGATCCAAAAGAGCAATGCCCAAAATACCAG GGGTCTCGGTGTTCCTCAGATGCTAACATGCTTGGAGAGATGATGTTTGGCTCTGTGGCCATGAGCTATAAGGGCTCCACGTTGAAGATTCACCAGATCCG CTCACCTCCTCAGCTCATGCTCAGCAAGGTTTTCACAGCTCGCACTGGAAGCAGCATCTACGGAAGTCTGAATAC GTTGCAGGACAGTCTTGAGTTCATTAATCAAGACAGCAATACGTTAAAGCCTGACCACAGTACGATTGTGAATGGACTTCTTGGGAATATAG GTCTTTCCCAGCTTTGCAGCCCCAGGCGGGCGTTCTCAGAGCAAGGTCCGCTCCGCCTGATCCGGAGCGCCTCTTTCTTTGCAG TTCATAGCAACCCTATGGATATgcctgggagggagcagaatGAGGACAGAGACAGCGGGATAGCGAGATCTG CATCTCTTAGCAGTCTGCTCATCACTCCGTTTCCATCTCCGGGCTCTTCGTTTAACAAAAGCTGTGCTAGCAGTTACCAGCGGCGTTGGCGTCGCAGCCAGACTACCAGCTTGGAGAATGGGGTCTTCCCTCGATG GTCCATGGATGAAAGCTTTAACTTGTCAGATGACAGCTCTGGTCCTAGCCCGGGAATTGTTAGGAAGAAGAAGATAGCAAttggggttattttttccctctcaagAGATGAAGATGAAAACAACAAATTTAATGAGTTCTTCTTCTCCCACTTCCCTCTTTTTGAGAGCCACATGAACAAGCTGAAGAGTGCGATAGAACAG GCTATGAAAATGAGTCGCCGATCAGCTGATGCCAGTCAGCGGAGTTTGGCCTATAACAGGATTGTTGATGCCCTGAATGAGTTCAG aacaACTATTTGCAATCTCTACACGATGCCGCGGATCGGGGAGCCTGTCTGGCTTACAATGATGTCGGGGACACCGGAGAAGAACCAGCTTTGCCATCGCTTCATGAAGGAATTCACCTTCTTGATGGAGAACGCCTCTAAGAACCA GTTTTTACCAGCTTTGCTGACTGCTGTCCTGACTAACCACCTGGCCTGGGTGCCCACCGTCATGCCCAACGGCCAGCCGCCCATCAGGATCTTCCTGGAGAAGCATTCTTCCCAGAGCGTGGACATGCTGGCCAAAACTCATCCCTACAACCCGCTGTGGGCACAGCTCG GTGACCTGTATGGAGCTATCGGATCACCTGTGAGATTAGCAAAAACAGTTGTGGTTGGCAAAAGGCATGACCTGGTACAGAGGTTGCTTTATTTCCTTACTTACTTCATCAGATGCTCTGAACTTCAAGAGACGCATCTGCTAGAAAATGGGGAAGACGAAGCCATTGTCATGCCCGGAACTGTTATAACAACCACGCTGGAGAAAGGAGAAGTAGAGGAATCTGAGTATGTGCTTGTCACAATGCACAAGAACAGGGGTAACCTGCTACCAACGGAGTCTGAAGAGACGAGAACTCCCAACTGCAGCTGTAAATACTGCAAGTGCCCCATCTCCCTCGCACAGAACATAGAAGGTGTTTCACAGCAAGAGAGAGAAGACACACAAAGCACTCCTAAGGTAGAGCTGGAAACGTCCTCGGATGAGAACAGAACTATTGTTCCTGACGACTGCCAGGAGGATGCTGTTGATGGGAAGCAGCCACGGCCCTGCCTGGACACAAAACTGGAGACCGTGGTGTGCCCAGGGTCAGCTTCAGCAGAGAAGCGCGTAGGGACGGAGCCTGGTTTGGAGCCAGGAGCAGACGTGTGGAGGAAGGACGAGGCGCTGGAAGCGGGCAGCCAGGCGGGCGCTGGAACGCGGTCACCCGGCATCGCGGTGGAGAAGAAGCCCCCGGATAAGCTCTTCTGCGAGGCGTTCCCCTGCGGCGCTGCCGAGGCTCAGACAAAGGTGACTTTCCTCATCGGAGATTCCATGTCACCCGACTCGGACATCGAGCTCAGGAGCCAGGCGGTGGTGGAGCAGATCGCTAGGCATCACAGCGCGCCAGCGCCGGAGGAAGGAGCGCCTGCTGATCAGAACTGTGAAGCGAAACAAGCTGTTGAGGACCAAACCAGAGACTGTGGGGCAGCCGAACCCTTTCCTCCAGTTGCGAGTGAGCATCCGAGCTGGAACCCAAACCCATACAACGCCGAGAGCATGAGTCTGTTTGATGAATACTTCACTGATGACAGTTCAGTCGAGACCCGGACTGCTAAGGATATTCCagggcaggcagctccagaccTCCTTGCTCACACCAGTAGTTTAGAGTTCTCTAAAAGGCTCGGTACAAAGGGTAGCAAACCACCGAGTGAGTTTTGTAAGTTTATGGACTCCGTTCGACAGGAGACCTACAAAAACTGCTTCAATGAGCAGGACCAAAGAGAGAAAATCTCTATTCGCGTCCCCCATGGGGACAGGGAAAACGTAGAGAAAAAGGTGGCCCCGGGAATTGACTGGGACATTCCAAGAAATGAGAGTTCGGATAGTGCCCTGGGTGACAGCGAGAGCGAGGACACGGGCCATGATCTAACGAGGCTAAGCGGGAACTATTACGGAGGAGAGCAGGAAGACTGGGCGGAAGAATACGAGATTCCCTTCCCTGG GTCAAAACTAGTTGAAGTGAactctgtccagcccagcatTGCCAATTTTGGAAGATCCTTACTAGGTGGCTACTGCTCCTCTTACGTCCCTGACTTTGTTTTGCAAGGCATCGGGAGCGATGAGAAGCTGAGGCACTGCTTGGTGTCAGATTTGTCTCATGCTGTGCAG CATCCCGTGCTGGATGAGCCGATCGCGGAAGCCGTCTGCATCATTGCAGACACGGACAAATGGACGGTGCAAGTGGCCAGTAGCCAGAGGCGAATGATTGACAACaagctggggaaggaggtgTTAGTGTCGAGTCTCGTCTCCAACCTGCTGCATTCCACTCTTCAGCTGTACAAGCATAATTTATCTCCAAACTTC TGTGTTATGCACCTGGAGGACCGGCTGCAGGAGCTCTACTTCAAAAGCAAGATGCTGTCCGAGTATCTGAAGGGCCAGATGAGGGTTCACGTGAAGGAGCTGGGCGTGGTGCTGGG GATTGAATCCAGCGACCTCCCTTTGCTGGCAGCTGTGGCAAGCACTCACTCTCCCTACGTTGCCCAGATACTACTTTAA